In Candidatus Margulisiibacteriota bacterium, one genomic interval encodes:
- a CDS encoding NAD(+)/NADH kinase, with protein MKIGLYKKVSKAYTQQDIEQIKNLVISIGYEYVDISENREKVDIILVLGGDGTILQAAMIALEMDAPMLCVSCGYLGFLAEVGMNGLGDALKKLKKEEFFYDDRNLLSVKSGDKEYLCLNEVVVKGDAFKLVDLDVYLNDNFLSSYKTDGVIVASSTGSTAYNLSAGGPIIFPDTEAIIITPVCSHSLTIRPLVVSAKDKIKIMATDSNCAFSVDGNPEVRGDKLIVQVEFSRKKVRFIRFDKYSFIKGLQNKLNWSGKFSKSHDKEA; from the coding sequence ATGAAAATTGGGTTGTACAAAAAAGTCAGTAAAGCATATACACAGCAGGATATTGAACAAATAAAGAATCTAGTTATTTCTATTGGTTATGAATATGTAGATATAAGTGAAAATAGAGAAAAAGTAGATATTATTTTAGTTTTAGGCGGGGATGGTACGATTCTTCAGGCAGCAATGATAGCTTTAGAAATGGATGCTCCAATGCTTTGTGTTAGCTGTGGTTATTTAGGTTTTCTTGCAGAAGTAGGCATGAATGGTTTGGGCGATGCGTTGAAAAAATTGAAAAAAGAAGAATTCTTTTATGACGACAGAAATTTACTTAGCGTTAAAAGTGGTGACAAAGAATATCTTTGCTTAAACGAGGTTGTTGTAAAAGGAGATGCGTTTAAGCTTGTTGATTTAGACGTTTATTTGAATGACAATTTTTTATCTTCTTATAAAACTGATGGAGTAATTGTCGCTAGCTCAACTGGTTCAACTGCTTATAATCTTTCAGCTGGAGGACCAATTATTTTCCCTGACACAGAAGCAATAATTATAACTCCAGTTTGTTCACATAGTTTAACAATCAGACCATTGGTCGTTTCTGCTAAAGATAAGATTAAGATTATGGCTACTGATTCTAATTGTGCTTTTTCGGTTGACGGAAATCCAGAAGTTAGGGGAGATAAACTGATTGTTCAGGTAGAGTTTTCTAGAAAGAAAGTTCGTTTCATTAGATTTGACAAGTATAGCTTTATTAAAGGTTTACAAAATAAATTAAACTGGAGTGGTAAGTTTAGTAAGTCGCATGATAAAGAAGCTTAG